A region of Ochrobactrum quorumnocens DNA encodes the following proteins:
- a CDS encoding 4-(cytidine 5'-diphospho)-2-C-methyl-D-erythritol kinase: MHHFVEAATLVRHPVHRVAPAKINLALHVTGRRDDGYHLLDMLVVFADYGDRISIEEAHHDSFSIDGRFAHGIPLDSGNLVIRARDALKQYAGRDLTPVAIHLEKNLPVASGIGGGSSDAAATLLALNEIWQLGLDLDTLTELSLKLGADLPMCLHGAAIGTPLVARGIGEHLTTVAQMPPLPLLLVNDGTAVATPDVFGALTKRDNSSLPSPSESDIETICAYLGSTRNDLLPAALTLAPQIENKLDLLRMRGALFAQMSGSGATCFAIFNDQQSADDAASKIRAQEPDWFVVSTQTTASSF, from the coding sequence ATGCATCATTTTGTTGAGGCCGCCACTCTGGTTCGTCATCCTGTTCATCGTGTGGCACCGGCCAAGATTAATCTCGCGCTGCATGTAACAGGGCGCAGGGATGACGGTTATCATCTGCTCGACATGCTGGTAGTGTTCGCCGATTATGGCGACCGCATAAGCATTGAAGAAGCGCATCATGACAGTTTCAGCATCGATGGGCGCTTTGCGCATGGCATACCGCTTGATAGCGGCAATCTGGTCATCAGGGCACGCGATGCATTGAAGCAATATGCGGGTCGCGATCTCACGCCCGTTGCCATTCATCTTGAAAAGAACCTGCCAGTGGCTTCAGGCATTGGTGGTGGCTCAAGCGACGCAGCAGCAACACTTCTTGCGCTCAATGAAATCTGGCAACTCGGCCTCGACTTAGACACACTGACTGAACTTAGCCTCAAGCTCGGTGCTGACCTTCCTATGTGTTTGCATGGCGCGGCTATTGGCACTCCACTTGTTGCGCGCGGCATTGGTGAACACCTGACTACGGTCGCGCAAATGCCGCCTCTTCCCTTGCTGCTTGTTAATGACGGCACTGCTGTTGCAACACCCGATGTCTTCGGAGCGTTGACAAAGCGCGACAACTCTTCCCTCCCGTCGCCTTCAGAAAGCGACATAGAAACCATCTGTGCCTATCTCGGCTCAACCCGCAACGATCTTCTGCCCGCCGCGCTGACACTTGCTCCACAAATCGAGAATAAGCTTGATCTGTTGCGTATGCGAGGCGCACTTTTTGCACAGATGTCGGGCTCGGGTGCGACGTGCTTTGCCATCTTCAACGACCAGCAAAGCGCGGATGATGCGGCTTCCAAAATTCGGGCGCAAGAGCCTGACTGGTTTGTGGTTTCCACCCAAACAACTGCATCGTCGTTCTGA
- a CDS encoding glycine--tRNA ligase subunit alpha: MHPTRSFQGLILTLHNYWAEHGCAILQPYDMEVGAGTFHPATTLRSLGPKPWKAAYVQPSRRPKDGRYGENPNRLQHYYQYQVIIKPSPPNLQDLYLGSLRAIGLDPTLHDVRFVEDDWESPTLGAWGLGWECWCDGMEVSQFTYFQQVCGIECSPVAGELTYGLERLAMYVQGVDNVYDLNFNGLEGEEKLTYGDVFLQAEQEYSRYNFEMANAEILHQHFIDAEHECAAILKAGSTGEGSLHKCVFPAYDQCIKASHVFNLMDARGVISVTERQSYILRVRNLARQCGEAFLLTDAGGFNLKREGE, translated from the coding sequence ATGCATCCCACCCGTTCCTTTCAGGGCCTGATCCTGACGCTCCATAACTATTGGGCGGAACACGGTTGCGCTATTTTGCAGCCATACGACATGGAAGTGGGGGCGGGTACGTTCCACCCGGCGACAACGCTGCGTTCGCTCGGGCCAAAGCCTTGGAAAGCTGCCTATGTGCAGCCATCGCGCCGTCCAAAGGATGGCCGCTATGGTGAAAACCCAAACCGTTTGCAGCATTATTACCAGTATCAGGTCATCATCAAGCCATCGCCGCCGAACCTTCAGGATCTGTATCTTGGTTCGCTGCGCGCAATCGGTCTTGATCCGACGCTGCATGATGTGCGCTTCGTGGAAGACGACTGGGAAAGCCCTACGCTTGGCGCATGGGGCCTTGGCTGGGAATGCTGGTGTGACGGCATGGAAGTGTCGCAGTTCACTTATTTCCAGCAGGTTTGCGGCATTGAATGCTCGCCGGTTGCTGGCGAATTGACCTATGGTCTTGAGCGCCTCGCCATGTATGTGCAGGGCGTGGACAATGTCTATGACCTCAACTTCAACGGCCTCGAAGGCGAAGAAAAACTTACCTATGGTGATGTTTTCTTGCAGGCCGAGCAGGAATATTCCCGCTACAATTTCGAAATGGCCAATGCGGAAATCCTGCATCAGCATTTCATCGATGCAGAGCACGAATGCGCTGCGATCTTGAAGGCAGGCAGCACGGGCGAAGGCTCGCTGCATAAATGCGTTTTCCCGGCCTATGACCAGTGCATCAAGGCATCCCACGTCTTCAACCTGATGGATGCGCGTGGCGTGATCTCGGTCACTGAACGTCAGAGCTATATCCTGCGCGTGCGTAATCTCGCGCGTCAGTGCGGCGAAGCGTTCCTGTTGACGGATGCCGGTGGTTTTAATCTCAAGCGTGAGGGCGAGTAA
- the nhaA gene encoding Na+/H+ antiporter NhaA — protein MTSNPKPVRPISIMRRFLDSESAGGIALMLSAALALIVANSPFSKAYFDALHFYIGPLSIAHWINDALMAVFFLLVGLEIKREFLDGQLASWPNRMLPGIAAAGGVILPALIFVAFNYGDPEKVRGWAVPSATDIAFALGVLSLLGSRVPSSLKVFLATLAILDDLAAVVIIAIFYTAEISMPYLGAAFATAAVMFAMNRLGVAKLLPYLIGAAVLWFFVLNSGVHATVAGVVAALMIPLKPAKAKPDDMSSPLHILEHALAKPVAFFIVPVFGFANAGISFAGMSPSIIFDTLPLGIMLGLFIGKQIGVFGAAWLAIKSGLAQKPMGASWAQLYGVAVLCGIGFTMSIFIGLLSFPSELLQAETKIGVLTGSALSAICGYVMLRMLAKPKK, from the coding sequence ATGACGTCCAATCCGAAGCCCGTTCGCCCCATTTCCATCATGCGTCGCTTTCTCGATAGTGAATCAGCCGGTGGCATAGCGCTTATGCTTTCCGCAGCACTTGCACTCATCGTCGCGAATTCGCCTTTCTCAAAGGCCTATTTCGACGCTTTGCATTTCTACATTGGGCCACTCAGCATTGCGCATTGGATCAATGATGCGCTGATGGCCGTCTTCTTCCTGCTGGTCGGGCTTGAGATCAAGCGTGAGTTTCTCGATGGTCAGCTTGCAAGCTGGCCCAATCGCATGTTGCCAGGGATTGCCGCTGCGGGTGGTGTTATTCTCCCCGCTCTGATTTTTGTCGCATTCAACTATGGCGACCCGGAGAAAGTACGTGGCTGGGCTGTACCATCTGCCACCGACATTGCTTTTGCACTCGGCGTTTTATCGCTGCTGGGTTCACGCGTGCCTTCGAGCCTCAAGGTATTTCTGGCAACGCTTGCGATCCTTGATGATCTGGCGGCTGTTGTCATCATCGCAATTTTCTACACTGCCGAAATTTCCATGCCCTATCTTGGCGCAGCTTTCGCAACGGCTGCGGTGATGTTTGCCATGAACCGCCTCGGCGTAGCCAAATTGCTGCCTTATCTTATCGGTGCGGCCGTGTTGTGGTTCTTTGTGCTCAATTCCGGTGTCCATGCGACTGTCGCAGGGGTCGTGGCGGCGCTGATGATCCCGCTCAAGCCTGCCAAGGCCAAGCCAGACGATATGAGCTCGCCGCTCCATATCCTCGAACATGCATTGGCGAAGCCAGTTGCGTTCTTCATCGTTCCCGTGTTCGGCTTTGCCAATGCAGGTATTTCCTTTGCGGGGATGAGCCCTTCCATCATCTTTGATACGCTGCCGCTCGGCATCATGCTTGGTCTGTTTATCGGTAAGCAGATAGGCGTGTTTGGCGCAGCTTGGCTTGCGATCAAATCAGGGCTGGCACAAAAACCAATGGGCGCAAGCTGGGCTCAGCTTTATGGCGTTGCGGTTCTGTGCGGTATTGGCTTCACAATGAGCATCTTCATCGGCCTCTTGTCGTTCCCGTCGGAACTGTTGCAAGCCGAAACGAAAATCGGGGTTCTCACCGGCTCCGCCTTGTCGGCAATATGCGGCTACGTAATGCTGAGAATGCTGGCAAAGCCGAAAAAGTGA
- a CDS encoding polyprenyl synthetase family protein has product MGVVLNLDGKKKQEGSVQPLVDLTKADMGRVNEMILSRAGSDVEMIPEVANHLISSGGKRLRPMMTLAAARMFGYEGDGHVRLATSVEFMHTATLLHDDVVDESDLRRGKSTARMIWGNQASVLVGDFLLGQAFKMMVDVGSLDALDVLATSASVIAEGEVMQLAAAKNMETTEDEYLAVIKAKTAALFSAAAEVGPIIAQAQRSDRAALRDYGLNLGLAFQLVDDALDYGGSAADLGKNTGDDFREGKITLPVILSYRRGSDEERAFWKNAIEEGASDDASLEKAIGLMTKHGAIADTVQRARHFGEIARDALAPLKSTPEKDALIEVIDFCISRVN; this is encoded by the coding sequence TTGGGTGTGGTTTTGAATCTCGACGGGAAAAAGAAACAGGAAGGATCGGTCCAGCCTCTGGTCGATCTCACGAAGGCCGATATGGGCCGCGTGAACGAAATGATCCTGTCCCGTGCAGGTTCCGATGTCGAGATGATTCCGGAAGTGGCTAACCACCTCATTTCATCTGGCGGCAAGCGCCTGCGCCCAATGATGACGCTCGCAGCAGCCCGCATGTTTGGCTATGAAGGCGACGGCCATGTCCGTCTGGCGACTTCTGTCGAGTTCATGCATACGGCAACGCTTCTGCATGACGATGTGGTCGATGAAAGCGATTTGCGTCGCGGCAAGAGTACGGCACGCATGATCTGGGGCAATCAGGCCAGTGTTCTGGTTGGAGATTTCCTGCTCGGTCAGGCTTTCAAGATGATGGTCGATGTCGGCTCACTCGATGCACTCGATGTTCTTGCAACTTCCGCCTCGGTTATCGCTGAAGGCGAAGTGATGCAGCTTGCTGCAGCCAAGAACATGGAAACCACCGAAGACGAATATCTGGCTGTGATCAAAGCCAAGACTGCCGCTCTTTTCTCAGCTGCGGCTGAAGTTGGTCCAATCATTGCTCAGGCCCAGCGTTCGGATCGTGCAGCCCTTCGCGATTACGGTCTTAATCTCGGCCTCGCCTTTCAGCTCGTTGATGATGCGCTGGATTATGGTGGCTCGGCTGCCGATCTTGGCAAGAACACTGGCGACGATTTCCGTGAAGGTAAGATCACCTTGCCGGTTATCCTAAGCTATCGTCGGGGTAGCGATGAAGAGCGTGCATTCTGGAAGAACGCAATCGAAGAAGGTGCCAGCGACGACGCGTCACTTGAAAAGGCCATTGGTCTGATGACCAAGCACGGTGCGATTGCCGATACAGTGCAGCGTGCACGGCATTTTGGTGAAATTGCCCGTGACGCCTTGGCGCCTTTGAAGTCCACACCTGAGAAAGATGCGCTGATCGAAGTGATCGATTTCTGCATCAGCCGCGTGAATTGA
- a CDS encoding tetratricopeptide repeat protein — MRQGLKRRPLYGLLLLALAGVALPANAAMAKTNPDPVSQVRAGSFAGAYLAARTAEADNNIGAAVDFYRQAMAFDPGNDIIKQNLLLALLTEGRFKDALPLAEELKNQPEIERFSRVALAIDAISRKQYRKTGPLLMLSIQSDMDQLATSLMGAWVKVGQGNPKRALTDVVKINGPEWYGLFRIYNAALIADIAGQKQDARNYYQQAIDDRPGGSAAPDTYERIVMAYASFKLRQGDKDGAIKILKDAEELLNGRMTITEMREKIEAGQKYPRLIETPQQGVGEVLYTLGTAINRGGAEAFAKLYLQMSLPLRPDNDATLYQLGDISAKLRQPERAVEYYARVPEKSPYRRDAEMQRALNLAENEKTSEAIEQLKTLLNRDKTDIRTYLALGGVYAQDKNFADAAKIYDAAVEQIKSPERKDWPVFYQRGIAHERLKEWDQAEPNFKKALELYPDQPQVLNYLGYSWVDRGENLDEALLMIKKAVELRPQDGYIVDSLGWAYYQLGRYPEAVVELEKAVKLRPEDPTINDHLGDAYWRADRQLEATFQWNHAIAGKPEPEELAKIEEKLKSGLADPTNPSRADAAKPADAKPSEAKPVDPKPAEEAPKAEPAKPETEKPAAN; from the coding sequence ATGCGGCAGGGATTGAAACGTCGTCCGCTTTACGGATTGCTTCTCTTGGCTCTAGCGGGAGTAGCGCTGCCAGCAAATGCGGCAATGGCTAAAACCAATCCCGATCCTGTGTCGCAAGTGCGTGCCGGTTCGTTTGCAGGCGCTTATCTTGCTGCTCGCACGGCAGAAGCCGATAACAATATTGGTGCTGCCGTCGACTTCTATCGTCAGGCTATGGCATTTGATCCCGGCAACGATATTATCAAGCAAAACCTGCTTCTTGCTCTTTTGACGGAAGGCCGTTTCAAAGATGCGCTACCGCTTGCGGAAGAGCTGAAGAATCAGCCTGAGATTGAACGCTTTTCGCGCGTTGCTCTGGCAATCGACGCTATTTCCAGAAAGCAATATCGCAAGACTGGCCCACTCCTGATGCTGTCGATCCAGTCCGATATGGATCAGCTCGCGACAAGCCTTATGGGTGCATGGGTGAAGGTCGGTCAGGGCAATCCGAAGCGTGCGCTCACCGATGTTGTGAAGATCAACGGCCCTGAGTGGTATGGCCTGTTCCGCATTTATAATGCAGCACTTATCGCCGACATTGCGGGTCAGAAGCAGGATGCGCGTAACTATTACCAGCAGGCGATCGATGATCGTCCGGGCGGTAGTGCCGCACCTGATACCTATGAACGCATTGTGATGGCTTATGCCTCCTTCAAGTTGCGTCAGGGTGACAAGGACGGCGCAATCAAGATTCTGAAAGATGCTGAAGAGCTTCTGAACGGACGCATGACCATCACCGAGATGCGCGAAAAGATTGAGGCTGGACAGAAATATCCTCGCCTGATCGAGACGCCGCAGCAGGGTGTCGGCGAAGTGCTTTATACGCTTGGTACGGCGATCAACCGTGGTGGCGCGGAAGCTTTTGCCAAGCTTTATCTGCAAATGTCACTGCCATTGCGCCCAGATAACGATGCCACGCTTTATCAGCTTGGCGATATTTCGGCGAAGCTGCGCCAGCCGGAAAGGGCTGTCGAGTATTATGCGCGCGTTCCTGAAAAATCGCCCTATAGGCGCGATGCAGAAATGCAGCGAGCGCTTAATCTTGCCGAAAACGAGAAGACAAGCGAGGCGATTGAGCAGTTGAAAACCTTGCTCAACCGCGACAAGACCGATATTCGCACCTATCTGGCACTGGGCGGCGTTTATGCGCAGGACAAGAACTTTGCCGATGCTGCAAAAATCTATGATGCGGCCGTTGAGCAGATCAAGTCACCTGAACGCAAGGACTGGCCGGTCTTCTATCAGCGTGGCATCGCGCATGAGCGTTTGAAAGAATGGGATCAGGCAGAGCCGAATTTCAAGAAAGCGCTGGAGCTTTATCCTGACCAGCCGCAAGTGCTGAACTATCTTGGCTATTCTTGGGTTGATCGCGGTGAGAACCTCGATGAGGCGTTGCTCATGATTAAGAAGGCCGTCGAGTTGCGCCCGCAGGATGGCTATATCGTCGATTCACTTGGCTGGGCTTATTATCAGCTTGGTCGTTACCCGGAAGCAGTCGTTGAGCTTGAAAAGGCCGTCAAGCTGCGCCCGGAAGATCCGACCATCAACGATCATCTTGGTGACGCGTACTGGCGTGCGGATCGTCAGCTTGAGGCGACGTTCCAGTGGAACCACGCGATTGCCGGTAAACCGGAGCCGGAAGAACTCGCCAAGATCGAAGAAAAACTGAAGTCTGGCCTTGCTGATCCAACCAATCCTTCGCGGGCGGATGCAGCAAAGCCCGCTGACGCTAAGCCTTCCGAAGCAAAGCCTGTTGATCCAAAACCGGCTGAAGAGGCACCGAAAGCCGAACCGGCAAAGCCTGAAACGGAAAAACCTGCTGCAAACTAA
- a CDS encoding GNAT family N-acetyltransferase produces the protein MEIRPVRIDDADDMSKVLKEIIDATGRQRQYDRDHVIELYISDPNRIECHVAVADGEVLGFQSLKHATEGNPYGVAVGWGIIGTHVSPRAARKGVGSALFAATRQAATVAGIIDIDASIGDNNDMGLAYYEAIGFRTYRTSPGRICKQYKMEN, from the coding sequence ATGGAAATCAGACCAGTCAGAATTGATGATGCCGATGACATGAGCAAGGTGCTTAAAGAAATCATCGACGCGACCGGACGGCAGCGGCAATATGACCGTGATCATGTCATCGAACTCTATATTTCCGACCCGAACCGCATAGAATGTCATGTGGCGGTTGCCGATGGTGAAGTATTGGGGTTCCAGTCGCTGAAACATGCGACCGAAGGCAATCCATATGGCGTCGCTGTCGGCTGGGGCATTATCGGCACTCATGTCAGCCCGCGTGCAGCGCGCAAAGGTGTCGGATCGGCTTTGTTTGCCGCAACACGCCAAGCTGCAACAGTTGCAGGGATTATCGATATCGACGCGAGTATCGGCGACAACAATGACATGGGGCTCGCCTATTACGAAGCGATTGGTTTTCGTACATACCGAACCTCACCGGGCAGAATCTGTAAGCAATATAAAATGGAAAATTGA
- a CDS encoding putative quinol monooxygenase, which yields MLLIVGTVRVSAENLDEARPVMQRMIQASRAENGCIEYAYAQDILDPGLIHVKELWLDRVSLDKHFTSGHIADWRSEWPRLGIADRNLMLYEVEAPEIT from the coding sequence ATGCTGCTGATCGTTGGAACAGTGCGGGTATCGGCCGAAAACTTAGATGAAGCACGTCCTGTGATGCAGCGCATGATCCAAGCAAGTCGCGCGGAAAATGGCTGTATTGAATACGCCTATGCTCAGGACATTCTTGATCCCGGTCTCATCCATGTAAAAGAACTCTGGCTGGATCGGGTTTCACTGGACAAACATTTCACTTCTGGCCACATAGCAGACTGGCGTTCCGAATGGCCAAGACTGGGCATAGCGGATCGAAATCTCATGCTCTACGAAGTAGAAGCTCCGGAAATAACCTGA
- a CDS encoding membrane protein — MPQLIFLLLIIAAAWYGYRSFKREAVRVTQRVRRAEKEAQNRAHGTLVQDPKTGEYYVKKD; from the coding sequence ATGCCCCAGCTTATCTTTCTGCTGTTGATCATCGCTGCCGCCTGGTACGGCTATCGTTCGTTCAAACGCGAAGCGGTACGCGTTACCCAGCGCGTGCGCCGGGCAGAAAAAGAAGCGCAGAACCGCGCTCACGGCACGCTCGTTCAGGATCCTAAGACCGGCGAATATTACGTCAAAAAAGATTAA
- a CDS encoding glycosyltransferase: MLSVLIVTQNSEKLLANTLSALVPAVVEGLLRRVVVVDRGSTDETRLVAEGAGCALYSENELSEALGALRTEWLLALQPGATLSDGWEEAVRRHMGASRAPARFTLPQEARLVLLGKLFARKSSLDSGLLMRLDAFKPLPSSWLELADLPRQLKPVRLPQIIMPPQTTKGGA, encoded by the coding sequence ATGCTTTCTGTTCTTATCGTCACTCAAAATTCTGAAAAGCTTTTGGCGAACACGTTGTCGGCATTGGTGCCCGCAGTCGTCGAGGGGCTTTTGCGTCGCGTTGTCGTTGTCGATCGAGGCTCGACCGATGAGACAAGGCTGGTGGCAGAAGGTGCAGGCTGTGCCCTTTATAGCGAAAATGAGTTGAGCGAGGCGCTTGGTGCGTTGCGAACGGAGTGGCTGCTGGCTTTGCAACCTGGGGCAACATTGTCGGATGGCTGGGAAGAAGCTGTGCGTCGCCATATGGGTGCAAGTCGGGCTCCGGCACGGTTTACTTTACCGCAAGAGGCGCGCTTGGTATTGCTTGGTAAGCTCTTTGCGCGCAAGTCATCCTTGGACTCTGGTTTGCTCATGAGGCTCGATGCATTCAAGCCGTTGCCATCGAGTTGGCTCGAACTGGCAGACTTGCCGCGCCAGTTGAAGCCTGTGAGGTTGCCGCAAATCATTATGCCCCCACAAACAACAAAAGGCGGAGCCTGA
- a CDS encoding DUF2007 domain-containing protein produces MIELMRTNDSVLLSVAEALMKEAGIVYFIADTNMSILEGSLGIIPRRFLVEEDRLDEARRYLIDAGLEHELKDHGK; encoded by the coding sequence ATGATCGAACTTATGCGCACAAATGATTCCGTATTGCTGTCCGTCGCCGAAGCGCTGATGAAAGAGGCGGGCATCGTCTATTTCATTGCCGACACGAATATGAGCATCCTCGAAGGTTCGCTTGGCATTATACCGAGGCGGTTTCTGGTCGAAGAAGACAGGCTGGACGAAGCCCGGCGTTATCTCATCGACGCTGGCTTGGAACACGAATTAAAAGACCATGGCAAATAA
- a CDS encoding S49 family peptidase yields MSGILTRFIPRRFRKKEIEIPVVRLHGAIMTGGSSFRPALSLATAAGVLEKAFTDKETPAVAISVNSPGGSPVQSRLIYRRIRDLADEHQKRVFIFVEDAAASGGYMIALAGDEIIADPSSIVGSIGVVSASFGFPELLKKIGVERRVYTAGQNKAVLDPFQPEKKTDIDRLKKLQLEIHETFIDMVKERRGSKLANDPDLFTGMFWTGIKAKEIGLIDGIGDMRSFLRKTYGDKVKLKLIEPKRGLLGRKAPSVEMSLGLGLDPASIAANLGEGLVSVAEEKALWARYGL; encoded by the coding sequence TTGTCTGGAATATTGACCCGTTTCATTCCGCGTCGTTTTCGCAAAAAAGAAATTGAGATTCCTGTTGTGCGCCTGCATGGCGCCATCATGACTGGCGGCTCTTCTTTCCGGCCAGCACTCTCGCTTGCCACCGCAGCAGGCGTTCTGGAAAAGGCGTTCACCGACAAGGAGACACCGGCTGTTGCCATTTCTGTCAATTCGCCCGGAGGCTCACCGGTTCAGTCGCGTCTTATTTATCGCCGCATCCGCGATTTGGCCGATGAGCATCAGAAACGTGTCTTCATTTTCGTTGAGGATGCTGCCGCATCAGGCGGTTATATGATTGCGCTTGCAGGTGACGAAATTATTGCCGACCCCTCTTCTATCGTTGGTTCTATTGGTGTCGTTTCGGCATCTTTCGGCTTCCCGGAATTGCTCAAAAAGATCGGTGTTGAGCGTCGTGTCTATACCGCCGGCCAGAACAAAGCCGTGCTCGACCCTTTCCAGCCAGAGAAAAAGACAGATATTGATCGCTTGAAAAAGCTTCAGCTTGAAATCCACGAGACCTTTATCGACATGGTGAAGGAACGTCGCGGAAGCAAGCTTGCAAATGACCCCGATCTATTCACGGGTATGTTCTGGACCGGCATAAAGGCCAAGGAAATCGGTCTTATCGACGGGATTGGCGATATGCGCAGTTTTTTGCGCAAGACTTACGGGGACAAGGTGAAGCTCAAACTCATAGAGCCAAAGCGCGGATTGCTTGGACGCAAGGCACCAAGCGTCGAAATGAGCCTAGGTCTGGGTCTAGATCCAGCCAGTATTGCAGCCAATCTTGGTGAGGGCTTAGTGTCGGTTGCCGAAGAAAAAGCACTCTGGGCACGATATGGGCTTTGA
- a CDS encoding tRNA1(Val) (adenine(37)-N6)-methyltransferase, with protein sequence MANNISAHQPDTVGETLDVFHRGAFHLVQPAIKGHRSGVDAMILASSVPQSFSGQLADLGSGAGAAGLAVAARCKNARVTLIERSGFMLNFAHKSVRHPLNAALLDRVDILEADVSLTGKARAAAGLIDDSFDFVIMNPPFNEASDRSTPDPVKAEAHVMPEGMFDQWLRTASAILRPGGCVSIIARPGSLAPILEALTGRFGGVKIIPVLPRPDSAAIRIVIMGIRGSRAGLSLMPALILHGDAGNDFTERATAINNGQTSLL encoded by the coding sequence ATGGCAAATAACATTTCCGCGCATCAGCCTGACACGGTAGGTGAAACGCTCGATGTGTTCCATCGTGGTGCATTTCATCTCGTGCAACCCGCAATCAAAGGGCATCGTTCCGGCGTAGACGCAATGATTCTCGCAAGCAGCGTCCCGCAAAGTTTTTCAGGCCAACTCGCTGATCTTGGCAGTGGCGCAGGTGCTGCGGGGCTGGCTGTCGCCGCTCGCTGTAAAAACGCACGCGTCACGCTTATAGAGCGTTCCGGCTTCATGCTGAACTTTGCGCACAAAAGTGTCCGTCATCCACTCAATGCAGCCCTGTTGGATCGCGTCGATATTCTCGAAGCCGACGTTTCACTGACTGGAAAGGCACGCGCTGCCGCTGGCCTTATCGATGATAGTTTCGACTTTGTCATCATGAACCCGCCTTTCAACGAGGCAAGTGACCGTTCCACGCCCGATCCCGTAAAGGCCGAAGCGCATGTCATGCCAGAAGGCATGTTTGACCAATGGTTGCGCACGGCATCAGCAATCCTCCGCCCGGGAGGGTGTGTATCTATTATTGCGCGCCCGGGTTCGCTCGCACCAATACTGGAAGCGCTCACTGGTCGATTTGGCGGGGTTAAAATCATCCCGGTATTGCCGCGTCCCGACAGTGCGGCTATCCGCATTGTGATTATGGGCATTCGCGGTAGCCGCGCTGGCCTCTCGCTGATGCCAGCACTCATTCTTCATGGCGATGCAGGCAATGATTTCACAGAGCGCGCAACCGCTATCAATAACGGGCAGACTTCGCTGCTTTAA